GTCAGGTCGGTCCCACCGTATGCGAGGAGTGCAACGCCCTGTGCACCGCCGACCGCCCACACCTCGTCGACTCCGAGCAGCGAGCAGGCGGCGAGGATGGTCGGGTGCGGCCAACCACCGAAGTCCGCCTGGGCGGGCGACGCGACGACGAGCGACTGCACGCCCGCCTCCTGTGCGGGAACGACGTTCATGACAACACTCGACGGGTACACCGCGTTGCCGCCGGGCACATACAGACCGACGCGTCGAACGGGGATCCACTTCTCTGCGACGGTTCCGCCCGGAACCACCTGGGTGACCGATGTGGAGCGGCGCTGCTCGGCATGCACCAGACGGGCGCGACGAATCGACTCCTCGAGCGCCGCGGTCACATCGTCGTCCAGTTCTGCACGGGCCCGTGCGATCACCTCGGCGGGAACACGCACAGACTGCGGACGGATCCGATCGAACTGCTCGGTGTAGTCGAGCGCCGCATGCGCTCCATGCTGTGCCACCGCTTCGACGACGGGTGTGACGACGGGCATCACTGCGTTGACGTCTGTTCCGCCGCGAGGCAGCGCACGACGCAGTTCGCTCAGCGTCGGGGCGGCACCCCGCAGATCGGTTCGGGCGAGCATGCGAGACTCCAGTTTCTCAGAGGATTGTGAATGTCACCAGGATATGCGGTCAGCGCAAACTGTTTGGAATCGCCTCTGCGGCATGTGACGTGATCGGCTGCTCAGAGCACACGCTGCCCGCCGCGGTACAGATGCCCGCCGGCGTTGACGACGGATCCGCCGACGAGTTCATCGAGTGGGAGACTCCACAGTTCCGCGTCCGAGTCCGGGCCGAACACGGTGATTCCCTTGTCACCGGACACCGCAATCCGTGTCCCGTCAGAACCGAGGGTGTCGTACAGCGAGGCGATCGTCCGCGACGCTCCGACTCCGGTGGCCAGGTCGTACCACGCGAATCGACGTGCGTCGTTCTCTCCGCTGCTCATGTTGTCGATGATCACGCCACGTCCAGACGCCTTCGCATGTGCGCTGTAGGCACCGTCGAGTTCGCGAGACCAGAGGACCTCTCCGTTGGCGGGGTCGATGACGCCGATCTGCTTGTCGAGGTTCGCCATCATCGGCAGCGCCGGAGCGGGCACGGTGAGTACGCTGCCCTGCGCGACATAGATCGGCTGCCAGCCGCCGGGAATCGCAGCGAGCTGCTTACCGTCGTTGTTGTAGAAGTGGTCGCCCAGGACAAAACCCGACGCGTACGGCGTCAGACGCGGTTCCTCCACATACTTGTCGTCGGGTTTCGCCACCCGGGCGAGGTCTTTGCCGTCGCTCACACGGACAGCGATCGTCTCGGCCTTGAAGAATGCGTCGCCGTTCGGCGCAGGTGTCACCGCGACAACGGAGCCGCCGAGAATCACCTTCTTGGTGGACTCCCGCTCCCACACGGTTCCGCCTCGACTGTTCACCACCGTGACCGAATAGTCGTCGCCCGATCCGGTGGACATCACAACCGAGTCCCCTACCACCGCGTACGACATCGACGACCCGGGTGCGCTCGTCGAACCGGTGACCGCTGCTCGTGCGAGATCAACGATCACGATCCGACCGTTGTACCCGACACGACACGCCGCCCACGCGCCTGAGCCGTTGATACCGCAATCGGTGGGAGCGTCGTCGCCCGAGATTCGTGCAGTTCGGAGGAGTTTCGCCGTCGATGTGTCAACGATGTCGAGGGCGCCGTCACGGCCGACGAGCACCATGTCGCCGACCGCACCGACAACTCGTACCCCGTATGTCTGGTCGACGCCCGGCGGCGCGTATCGCCACGCGCCCGCGGTCGGTTCGGCCTCGAGCGACGCCAAGGCCGGCGTCACTTCGGGCAGTTCGAGCGCGCGGGCGGCATCTGTCGGTTCCTGGACGAAATCGCCCTGCCCTGCTTTGAGAGTGTCTGGAAGTGCAAACCAGACCCCGCCTGCGACGACGATCAGGGTGGCGATGATCGCACCGACGACCAGGGCCATGCGTCGGCCCGATCGTGGCCGCTTCGGTGATCCGGCGGCCATCGCGCGTGGAGCGTGGACAAACACCTGCGGTGGTGACGAGATAGGCGGCAATGTCGGCGATGCGGCCCGCGGCACCCGCGCCAAAGCCTGGTCGAGCGCCGCGGCAAACTCCGCGGACGTGGTGAATCGTGCCGCGGGATTCTTCGCCGTCGCCCGCTGGAGGACATCGTCGACGGCCGGTGCGAGATCCGGCCGAACGGCCCGCACGCTCGGCAGCGGGTCGTTCAGTTGACTGACGATCACCCGCGCGGCGCTAGACGCGGCGAACGGTGCGCGGCCCGTGAGCAGAGCGAATACCGTGCAGGCCAGCGAGTACTGGTCGCTCCGACCGTCAACGTTCAGACCCTGAAGTTGCTCAGGCGATGCGAAGTCGACGGTTCCGACGGCAGTCCCCGTCGACGTCAGCGCGGCGTCGACAGATGTAGACCGTGCGATCCCGAAGTCGGTGAGCAAGATGTCGCCGTCCTTGCTGAGCAAGATGTTCGCCGGCTTCACATCACGGTGGACCAGCCCGCGCGCGTTCGCTCTGTCGAGCGCGCCAGCGACCGTGCTGGCCACGAGTCGCACCTGGTTCGCAGGGAAGGGACCGTGTGCTCGGAGCCGATCCGCTAGGTCTTCGCCGTCAACGAACGCCATCGCGATCCAGAGTCGACCGTTGTGCTCGCCGCGGTCGTGCACGGGAACGATCGCCGGGTGCCTCAGCGCAGCTGCGAGTTCGGCTTCGCGCTCGAAACGCGCCCGGTAGTGGGGATCCGATGAGAACTGCGGAGCCAGCACCTTCAGCGCGTCGTGCCGGGGCAGTCGTGGGTGCGTGGCGAGGTAGACCTCGCCCATCCCGCCGGCACCGAGCAATCGCTCGATCACATACCCCGCGAACTCACTGCCGACGTCCAGGTTCACGCACGTCACGGTACACAACGGATCCTGTCAGATCCGGCAGTGTGTCATTCGTTCGACGACCACGACTGCCGCGCGACACGAAGGAAGTTGCCTCCGAGCACCGCCGCGACGTCGTCCTCCGACCAGCCTCGGTCGGAGAGTGCCTCACCGAGCGTCACGAACACCTCGGGCTGCATCCACCGGATCAGGCCCCACCGCGTGTACGACTCGTCGAACGCCTCTGGGTGTTCGGCGACTTCGCGTTGGAAATCGTCGACATCGAACGAATGGTCCGAGCTGATGCCGACGTGGTTGATGCCGACGACATCGACGGCGTATTCGAGGTGACGGATCATCATCTCGAGTGTCGGAGTGTTCGGGCCGAGGAAGATCCCGACCCCCGTTACACCGACGACGCCGCCGGTCGCTGCACAGGCGAGGGCCTGCTCATCGGTGATGTTCCGCGGGTGCTCCCACACCGAGTTCATGCACGAGTGGCTGTAGATCATCGGTGCCGCCGTCACATCGCTCATGTCGAGCGCGGTCCTACGCCCACAATGCGAGCCGTCCGGCACGACGCCGACCTCGTTCATGTGCCTGACCAGGTCTGCACCCCAAGGAGTGAGACCGCCGTCGGCGGCGTCGAGGCACCCGCCGCCCGCGCGATTCTGATGGTTGTAGGTCGGCAACATCGTCCGGACGCCGAGGTCAGCGAGTCGCCCGAGGTTGTCGAGGTCGCCGTCGAGAGGTGCGGAGTCCTCCAGGTCGAAACCGATCGCGATGTCGCCGCGCGCACTGATCTCCAGGACGTCGTCGACGCTCGCAGCTAGTGCCATGCCCTGCGTCACATTGACTGCGCTGCGAAAGTAGTCGAGCAACGCGACCGTCTGGGCGAAACTGTGCGGCGAATACCCTGCATTGACCGAGACGTACGTCGGTCGTGAGTTGTCGAACCGATTCAACTGGTGCACATCGGCCCCGACTTCGAGCGGCAGGCACGCGTGCTGGTCCCAGAGAAGACTCATGGGCACGATGCTGTCACAGCGATCAACGATGGCGACGTTTCCGGTCTCACATCGAAAATCGTCGCCGAAGTTCTCAGCGGCGCATGGGTACGTGGGGAATCCCGTCTTCGACGAACTCCGGGCCGTCGGCGACGTAGCCCCAGCGGGCGTACATCTGTTCGAGGTGCGCTTGAGCGTCGAGGACGCTCGGCCGGTCACCGATATCTGCGACGATCCGGTCGACGAGGAGTCTGACCAGACCGTTTCCGCGAAGTTCATGGCGAGTGCACACGCGACCGATGCGCAGCAGCATGGTGCCGTCCGGGAGTTCGTCGGTCAGGAGCCGGGCCGTGGCGATCGGCGCGCCGTCGAGGTCGGTGCACCAGTACTGAACCGCCGACGGCTCAAGGTCTCGACCGTCGAGCTCGGGGTAGGCGCACTCCTGTTCGACCACGAACACATCCACCCGCAACTGCATCAACCTGTAGAGGGTCACCGGATCGATGTCGGCCAGAGGTGCGGCGTGCACGGTCGGATTCACCGTTCCATGATGCCGCGCAGCGGATTCGTCACGTCAAGCGGCCGCCGCCCGGCGGGATCTGCGAGCCAGCACAACTGCGACGACGTGCACGCCGGCACCAATAGTCAAGCGATGAAACACGCTGTTGTGCGCCGATCGCCTGACGATCCAGGTCTCGGCCATACAGTTCGGCGCGGAAGGCATCGCGAATCGGCGACTGCCGCACTTGACGCGGTTCCCTGATCCGGTGCCAACGACCGAGTCGCCGAGCAGAAGCTCGACGCGACGTACACGTCCTTCGGCCGGTCCGGCCGGGCATGAGTCAGTCCACCACTCACATGTCCAGACCGAGGTCGAGGACGGTGACGGAGTGTGTGAGCGCCCCGACAGCGAGGTAGTCGACACCGGTCTTCGCGTAGTCGCGGGCGACGTCGAGCGTGAGGCCTCCGGACGACTCCAGTTTCGTGTCCGGGGCACGCTTGTCACGACGCTGGACGGCCATCTGCGTGGCCCACGGCTCGAAGTTGTCGAGCAACACCAGTTGGGGCGAGAGGGCCAGGACCTCATCGAGTTGGTCGAGCGAATCGACTTCGACTTCGACCGGCACGTCGGGCGCCGCGGCGCGAACCGCGTTCAGCGCTGCGGCGACCCCGCCTGCGGCGACGACGTGGTTGTCCTTGATGAGCGCGGCGTCGCCGAGACCCATGCGATGGTTGACTCCACCGCCGGCTCGGACAGCGTACTTCTGAAGCACACGCAGGCCGGGGAGCGTTTTCCGTGAGTCACGGATCTTGGCGCCGGTGCCCTCGACCTCGTGGACCCATGCGGCTGTGGCCGTTGCGATTCCGGAGAGATGGCAGAGGATGTTCAGTGCGGTTCGTTCGGCGGTCAGCAGGGCACCCGTCGGCGCGGTGACGGCCAGCACCACGGTGCCGGGCTCCACCCGCGAACCGTCGGCGAGCTCCTCCGAGACCGTGTAGCGGTCTGCGCCGATCACCTCGTCGAACACCGCGCGGACCACCGGCAGCCCGGCGATCACACCGGACTGCCGGGAGACGACTCTTGCTTCGGCGACCGCGTCGGCGGGGACTGTCGCGAGAGACGTGATGTCCGGCCCGTACCGCAGGTCTTCGATGAGAGCGGTCCGGATCAGCGCGAGGACGTCCTCGCCGATCTCCACGCTCAAGTCATCGTGTACGTCGGAGTCTCCGATGAAGCTTCCCCCCGCTTCGCTCGCCCGGGACGTCATTCGCCACCGCCCGGATTGCCGATCTCGATCATCCGCTGGACCGACGCGCGAGCCCGCTCGGCGACGTCGGGCGCGACGTGCACCTCGTCCTTGCCCTCACGCAGGCAACGCAGCAGCGCCGCCGGGGTGATCATCTTCATGTACGGGCACGCCGCACGCGAGTTGACCGCCTGGAAATCGACCTCGGGGGCGGCCTTGCGCAACTGGTGCAGCATGCCGACCTCGGTCGCGACCAGGACCTGCTTGGAGTGCGTGGCCTTGGCGGCGTCGATCATCCCGCCCGTCGACAGGATCTGGACGCGGTCCGCGGGCACCGTCCCCTCACCCGCGAGGTACAGCGCCGACGTCGCGCAGCCGCATTCCGGGTGGATGAAGAGTTCCGCGTCGGGGTGCGAGTCGACCTGATCGGTGAGCTCGTCGCCGTTGATGCCGGCGTGAACGTGGCACTCGCCTGCCCAGATGTGAATGTTGTCGCGGCCGGTCTCGCGCTTGACGTGCGCGCCGAGGAACTGATCCGGGAGGAACAGGACCTCACGGTCCGGGTCGATCGAGGCGACGACGTCAACTGCGTTCGACGACGTACAACAGATGTCCGTCAGTCCCTTCACCTCGGCCGTTGTGTTCACGTAGGACACGACGAGGGCGTCGGGGTAGTCGGCCTTCCACGCGCGCAGGTCGTCGGCGGTGATCGAGTCGGCGAGCGAGCATCCGGCTCGCTCGTCCGGGATCAGGACACGCTTGCCCGGGCTGAGGATCTTGGCGGTCTCCGCCATGAAGTGAACGCCGCAGAAGATGATCTCGTCGGCGTCGACCTCGGCGGCGATGCGCGATAGTGCGAGCGAGTCGCCGACGTGGTCGGCGATGTCCTGGATCGCGGGCAACTGGTAGTTGTGGGCCAGGATCGTCGCGTTGCGGGCCTTGGCGAGCCGCTTTATCTCGGCCGCCCAGGCGGCGTCGGCCTCGACTCCCCCGTACGCGGCGGGAATCCCGTGGCGCGGGTCGGGCATGCCGAGGTCGGTCTCGGTTCGTGTGATCACGGTGTCTGTGGTCATGGCGAGGAACACTCCATTCGCAGCGTCTCCGACGACGGGCTGAGCCGCCGGAGCAGGTTTCCGACTGATGGTCGATAACCCTGCGGCCATGGTAACACCCTAGAATCGACGCATGCCGAGCTCCGTGGACGTCGAGGTCCTCACTGCCGTGTTCCAGGTCCGCGAGTGCGGTGACCGCGGACACACGCTGCATGTGCTGCTGCATCGCGCATCCGACGAGTCCGACCCGTGGCGGCTTCCAGGAGGACTTGTCGGCGACCGCGACACGCTCCCGACATCGGCCGGTCGTCACCTCGGCGAACAGGCCGATCTGACCCGAGTCGCGCACCTGGAACAGCTGTCGGTGTTCTCCGACCCGGATCGAGTGCCCGCCAGGCGAACCATCGCATCGACTTTCCTCGGGCTCGTTCCCCGCGACATCCCGGCCGATCCGGCTACCGCCGCGGCAGCGTGGTTCGACGTCGACGATCTGCCGGAGCTCGCCGGAGACCACCGCGACATCGTCGACCTGGCGCGTCAACGCCTCGCCGGGAAACTCTCCTATACGAACATCGCGTTTGCACTCGCCCCGGGAACGTTCTCGATGTCAGAGCTTTCCGAGATCTACGGGGCCGCCCTCGGTTACCCCGTCGACGCGACCAACCTGCTGCGGATTCTGTCCAGACGCGGTGTTGTGGTCGCCACCGGGACGGTAGGTCGCACCGGCCGGACCGGCGGGCGCCCACCCAGCCTGTACGCCTTCGCCGATTCCCGCCTGCGCGTGACCGACGAGTTCGCCACCCTGCGTCCCCCACTCTGACCCCGCGGGATCACCCGGCCGGAGGGTCGGATTCTTCGCCGTCAACACGCAGATCAAGTAGACGATCAGGGCAGCCGTCGGCGCACAGATGAGCAGCAGCCACGGCGGAGTCGATCCACTGTCGAACCACAGCTTCGTGGTGAGGTGGTACTCGCCGGGACTCGCCCGGTTGAGGTCGGGGCGGACCGCCTCCGCTATCCACGTCCCTATGTTCATCGCCAGCCCGGACGACACCACTGCCATCACCGTGGTCAGGATCAGCCCCGGCACACCGCGCATGTGCGGGAGGCCGAACCAGCCGGCGAGAGCGAGCACCGCACCGAGCCCGAACGACAGCAGCGCGAACACCGCGACTCCGCCGAACAGGTTCGCCGACGCTCCCTCAGAGAACCGAGCGTCTCCGCCATGAAGGACCGTCACCGTCACGGGAGGCGCGAGCCACACCCACAGTGCGCCGACCAACACCGACAGTCCGAGGACCACCAGTACGAACGCCACCGGAGTACGACGGTCCACCGTATTCGGGCTCGCAGGGGCACGGCGAGAAGGTGCGGCGGTGGTCATCGACGCCCGAGCTCCACCGAGTCGACGGTACCGTGACGTGAACAGCGAGCGTCCCAGCCGTCCGGACGCACCTGTACCACCATCCGACGGCCACACTGTCCGCAGAATCGTGGCGGTTCGAGACCCATTCGGGCCGCTGTCGGCACGGCGTCGTCAGCCTGGACTTCCAGCTCCACCCCGGTGAAGACACCGAATTTCAACGGCTCTGCGAGCGGTGTCGGGACCATCAGGCGTCTGCCTCCTTCTTCAGGCGAATCCTTCACAACGCTACACCCCGCGGACGACGTGTCAGATCGTGTCATTGAGCGCCTTGATGGGCATCGACAAATCGGCGAGGAGATCGAGGTCGCTCTCGGCGGGGCGGCCGAGAGTGGTCAAGTAGTTGCCGACGATCACCGCGTTGATGCCGCCGAGGATTCCCTGCTGCGCTCCGAGGTCGCCGAGGGTGATCTCGCGCCCACCCGCGAACCGCAGAATGGTGCGCGGCAGCGCCAGCCGGAACGCGGCGACGGCGGCCAGCGCCTCGGAGGCGGGCAGCACGTCGAGGTCTCCGAAAGGGGTGCCCGGACGCGGGTTCAGGAAGTTCAGCGGAACCTCATCGGGGTCGAGGGACGCGAGGTCGGAGGCGAACTCGGCGCGCTGCTCGAGGGTCTCGCCCATGCCGAGGATGCCGCCGCAGCACACCTCCATGCCCGCATCGCGGACCATACGCAGCGTTCCCCACCGCTCCTCCCACGTGTGGGTGGTGACGACGTTCGGGAAATGGCTGCGGGCCGTCTCCAGGTTGTGGTTGTACCGGTGGACGCCCATCGCCGCCAACTCGTCGACCTGCTCCTGGGTGAGCATGCCGAGGCTGCACGCGATCTGGATGTCGACTTCGTTGCGGATCGCTTCGATGCCTGCCGCGACCTGGCTGAGCAGGCGCTTGTCCGGTCCGCGCACGGCTGCGACGATACAGAATTCGGTGGCGCCGGTCTTGGCCGTCTGTTTGGCGGCTTCGACCAGTGACGGGATGTCGATCCATGCACTGCGGACCGGCGAGGAGAAGAGTCCCGACTGACTGCAGAAGTGGCAGTCCTCGGGGCAGCCCCCGGTCTTCAGCGAGATGATGCCCTCGACCTCGACCTCCGGGCCGCACCAACGCATGCGCACATCATGCGCCAGCGCCAACAGTTCGGTGAGCCGGTCCTCCGGCAGTTGCAGGACACGCAGCACCTGGTCGCGGTCCAGCCCCACTCCGCGTTCGAGGACCTGCTCCCGGGCGATCGCGAGGATGTCGTCGGTGGCCGTCCCGGTCGGGTCGTTCTGCTGTTCGGTTGTCGTCACGGGTGTACTCCTGGCTGTGTGGTGATCGGGCTGGTGATGGGGCTGCGCACCCAGGTGGGTGCGTGGTTCTGGAAGGCCGCCGGGTCGAGCGATCCGGCACCGGCAGGCAGGACCGCGACGATCGGCACGCCGGTGAGCCGTTCAAGGTCGTCGCGATTGCACGTCATTGCGAGATCGGGCTGTCGCGGCCACGATCCGATGATCAGGCCGTCGACCCCGAGTCCCGCGCGCCTGATCTCTCGGACGGTGAGTTCGGTGTGGTTGAGCGTTCCGAGACCGGGATCGGTGACGACGAGAACCTGCGCTCCGAGGTCCCGCGCGAGATCGAGAACCGTGAGATCGGGCGCGAGCCGGACGAGAACTCCCCCCGCGCCTTCGACGATCACGAGATCGCACTCATGTGCCAGGTCAGAGACGGCCGCGCGAACGTCGTCAAGCGTCACAGGGGCCTGACCCGCGCGCCGCGCGGCGGTCTCCGGAGCGAGAGGCTCGGGGTACCGAGCCGGTTCACGAGTCGGGACGTCACCCACGAGAGCGGTCACCACGGCGAGGTCCCCGGACTCACCGGGCGCGACGCCCGTCTGGGCCGGTTTGCAGACGCCGACGCTCAGTCCGTTCGCCCGCGCCGACGCCGTGAGGGCCGCGACTGCGATCGTCTTTCCGACGTCGGTCCCGGTACCTGTGACAACGACGATTCGGGCAGTCACGCCGCACCAGCCACGCCGAGGGCGTTTCGGACGACCGCTGCGACTGTGGTGATGGTCGCGTCGTCGACGTCGGCGCGCATCGTCAACCGCAAACGCGAGGTGCCCTCCGGCACCGACGGCGGCCGGAAGCAGCCGACGAGCACTCCCCGGTCTCGGCATTCCTGCGCTGCGGCGACTGCCGCGACGGGGTCGCCGACGACGAGCGAGACGACTGCCGACTCGGGCCTGGCCGCGCCGATCGCAGCTGCGATACGCCGCGCGCCGGCGAGCAGGCGCTCGGGGAGGTCCTGGTTCGCGACAAGCACACGCAACGCGGCGTGAGCGGCGCCGACCGCTGCCGGATTCACACCGGTGTCGAAGATGAAGGTCCGCGCATGGTCGATCAAATGGTCCCGGAGCAGTGCCGACCCGGCCACCACGCCACCCTGCGCACCCAACGACTTCGAGCACACCGCGGTCACCACCAGGTCGGGGGCACCCGCGAGACCGCATTCGGCGACCAGTCCCCGACCACCCGGTCCACGCACACCGATCGCGTGAGCCTCATCGACCAGCAGAGTCGCGCCCGTTGCACGAGTCGCGGCGTACAACTCACGCAGCGGTGCCAGACCTCCGTCGATGCTGTACACGGAGTCGGTGACCACAAGCGCCCGGTCCTCTGTCCGCTCGGCCAGCACACGGCGCACGGCGTGATGATCTCCGCGATCGACGACGACAACACGAGCGCGAGACAGTCGGCAGCCGTCGATCAACGAGGCGTGCGCTCCCGTGTCGCTCACGATCAGATCGCCTCGGCCGGCCAGCGCGGTCACGGCTCCGACGTTGGCGAGGTATCCCGACGAGAACATCAGTGCCGCGTCGGCGCCGACGAAGTCGGCGAAGTCCCTCTCGAAATCGATGTGCGCCTGAACGGTGCCGACCACGAGTCTCGACGACGTCGAACCGGTGCCCCAACTGTCGATCGCGGCGTGTGCGCCCGCGATCACGTCGGGATGCGTCGACAGTCCGAGGTAGTCGTTGGACGCGAGGTTGATCTCGGTGGCGCCGGACTGTCGCGCGAGAGGTGCCCGGTGCAGCCCGGCAGCGGCGGTGCGCTCGGCGACGTCGGCGAGCCACGCCGCGGTCATGCCGGCACTCCCTGCCGGGACTGGAGGGTCGCTTGAACGGCTGCGGTGATGCCGGCGGTGATCGTCGCGAGCTGAGCGTCGTCGGCGATGAACGGGGGCATCGTGTAGATCAGATTCCGGAACGGACGCAGCCACACGCCTGCATCAAGCGCGGCGTCGGTGGCGGCGACCATATCGACGGGCCTGTCGAGTTCGACCACTCCGATCGCGCCGAGTGTGCGGACGTCGACGACCCCGTCCAGTGCGGAGAGCGGCGCCAGACCGTCGGCGAGGCGCTGTTCGATCTGGGGAACGCGGATGCGCCAGTCGGATTCGGCGAGGACTCCGATCGATGCACAGGCGACCGCGCAGGCCAGTGGATTCGCCATGAACGTCGGCCCGTGGGCGAGACCGCCCGCCTCGCCCCGACTGATCACATCCGCCACCTCGTCGGTGGTGAGCGTGGCCGCGAGCGTCATGTATCCGCCGGTGAGAGCCTTGCCGACACACATGATGTCCGGCGTCACCTCGGCATGGTCGACGGCGAACATCTCCCCCGTGCGACCGAACCCGGTGGCGATCTCGTCGCAGATCAACAACACATCGTGCACATTGCACAACGTGCGCAGTTCTGCGACCAACTGCGGATCGTGGAAGCGCATGCCGCCTGCTCCCTGGACGATCGGTTCGACGATCACCGCGGCGATCGTGCCTGCATGAATGGCGAGCGACCGGTCGAGCGCGGCGATGTAGGCCGGGTCGAAGTCGGTCGGCGGCGCGGGTACGAACACCTGCTCGGCGAGCACTCCTCGCCACATCGTGTGCATGCCGCCGTCGGGGTCGCACACGCTCATGGGAGCGAACGTGTCGCCGTGGTAGCCACCGCGCCAGGTGAGGATCTTGGTTCGACCGGCGAGTCCGCGTCCGCGTTGATACTGGATCGCCATCTTGACGGCCACCTCGACCGACACCGACCCGGAGTCGGCGAAGAACACCTTCCGAAGTGCGCCGGGGGTGAGGTCGACGAGCAGACCTGCGAGCCGAGCGGCGGGCTCGTGGGTGAGTCCCCCGAACATGACGTGCGACATCCGTCCGAGCTGCCGTGCGGCGGCGGCGTCGAGCACCGGGTGCCGGTAACCGTGGATTGCGGCCCACCACGAACTCATGCCGTCGACGGCCTCTGTCCCGTCGGCGAAACGAAGGTGGACGCCGGATGCCGATTCGACGATTCTCGGGCGAGTCGATGACGGGAATCCCCCGTACGGGTGCCACACGTGGTCTGCGTCTAGTTGCGCAATCGTGTCGGGACCCACTCCCGCTCCTCTCGTCGTGTCAGGTCACAGCCGACCTACTGATCCTGAACACCGTACAGGAAGTACCTGTACGCCGTACAGGTCGCTATGGTTGGCTGGTGAGCAACACCCGGGCCGACGTCCTCGCCGCCGCGCGCGCCATCCTCGCCGAGCACAGCCTCGCCGACCTGACGATGCGTCGCCTCGCGACCGACCTCGGAGTTCGCCCGAACGCGCTGTACTGGCACTTCCCGAACAAGCAGTCGATGCTCGCCGCACTCGCCGACGACATCCTCGCTCCTGTCATGTCGC
This genomic window from Gordonia sp. PDNC005 contains:
- a CDS encoding serine/threonine-protein kinase; the protein is MNLDVGSEFAGYVIERLLGAGGMGEVYLATHPRLPRHDALKVLAPQFSSDPHYRARFEREAELAAALRHPAIVPVHDRGEHNGRLWIAMAFVDGEDLADRLRAHGPFPANQVRLVASTVAGALDRANARGLVHRDVKPANILLSKDGDILLTDFGIARSTSVDAALTSTGTAVGTVDFASPEQLQGLNVDGRSDQYSLACTVFALLTGRAPFAASSAARVIVSQLNDPLPSVRAVRPDLAPAVDDVLQRATAKNPAARFTTSAEFAAALDQALARVPRAASPTLPPISSPPQVFVHAPRAMAAGSPKRPRSGRRMALVVGAIIATLIVVAGGVWFALPDTLKAGQGDFVQEPTDAARALELPEVTPALASLEAEPTAGAWRYAPPGVDQTYGVRVVGAVGDMVLVGRDGALDIVDTSTAKLLRTARISGDDAPTDCGINGSGAWAACRVGYNGRIVIVDLARAAVTGSTSAPGSSMSYAVVGDSVVMSTGSGDDYSVTVVNSRGGTVWERESTKKVILGGSVVAVTPAPNGDAFFKAETIAVRVSDGKDLARVAKPDDKYVEEPRLTPYASGFVLGDHFYNNDGKQLAAIPGGWQPIYVAQGSVLTVPAPALPMMANLDKQIGVIDPANGEVLWSRELDGAYSAHAKASGRGVIIDNMSSGENDARRFAWYDLATGVGASRTIASLYDTLGSDGTRIAVSGDKGITVFGPDSDAELWSLPLDELVGGSVVNAGGHLYRGGQRVL
- a CDS encoding membrane dipeptidase, which gives rise to MSLLWDQHACLPLEVGADVHQLNRFDNSRPTYVSVNAGYSPHSFAQTVALLDYFRSAVNVTQGMALAASVDDVLEISARGDIAIGFDLEDSAPLDGDLDNLGRLADLGVRTMLPTYNHQNRAGGGCLDAADGGLTPWGADLVRHMNEVGVVPDGSHCGRRTALDMSDVTAAPMIYSHSCMNSVWEHPRNITDEQALACAATGGVVGVTGVGIFLGPNTPTLEMMIRHLEYAVDVVGINHVGISSDHSFDVDDFQREVAEHPEAFDESYTRWGLIRWMQPEVFVTLGEALSDRGWSEDDVAAVLGGNFLRVARQSWSSNE
- a CDS encoding GNAT family N-acetyltransferase — translated: MNPTVHAAPLADIDPVTLYRLMQLRVDVFVVEQECAYPELDGRDLEPSAVQYWCTDLDGAPIATARLLTDELPDGTMLLRIGRVCTRHELRGNGLVRLLVDRIVADIGDRPSVLDAQAHLEQMYARWGYVADGPEFVEDGIPHVPMRR
- the nadC gene encoding carboxylating nicotinate-nucleotide diphosphorylase, whose amino-acid sequence is MTSRASEAGGSFIGDSDVHDDLSVEIGEDVLALIRTALIEDLRYGPDITSLATVPADAVAEARVVSRQSGVIAGLPVVRAVFDEVIGADRYTVSEELADGSRVEPGTVVLAVTAPTGALLTAERTALNILCHLSGIATATAAWVHEVEGTGAKIRDSRKTLPGLRVLQKYAVRAGGGVNHRMGLGDAALIKDNHVVAAGGVAAALNAVRAAAPDVPVEVEVDSLDQLDEVLALSPQLVLLDNFEPWATQMAVQRRDKRAPDTKLESSGGLTLDVARDYAKTGVDYLAVGALTHSVTVLDLGLDM
- the nadA gene encoding quinolinate synthase NadA translates to MPDPRHGIPAAYGGVEADAAWAAEIKRLAKARNATILAHNYQLPAIQDIADHVGDSLALSRIAAEVDADEIIFCGVHFMAETAKILSPGKRVLIPDERAGCSLADSITADDLRAWKADYPDALVVSYVNTTAEVKGLTDICCTSSNAVDVVASIDPDREVLFLPDQFLGAHVKRETGRDNIHIWAGECHVHAGINGDELTDQVDSHPDAELFIHPECGCATSALYLAGEGTVPADRVQILSTGGMIDAAKATHSKQVLVATEVGMLHQLRKAAPEVDFQAVNSRAACPYMKMITPAALLRCLREGKDEVHVAPDVAERARASVQRMIEIGNPGGGE
- a CDS encoding NUDIX domain-containing protein; translated protein: MPSSVDVEVLTAVFQVRECGDRGHTLHVLLHRASDESDPWRLPGGLVGDRDTLPTSAGRHLGEQADLTRVAHLEQLSVFSDPDRVPARRTIASTFLGLVPRDIPADPATAAAAWFDVDDLPELAGDHRDIVDLARQRLAGKLSYTNIAFALAPGTFSMSELSEIYGAALGYPVDATNLLRILSRRGVVVATGTVGRTGRTGGRPPSLYAFADSRLRVTDEFATLRPPL
- the bioB gene encoding biotin synthase BioB, producing the protein MTTTEQQNDPTGTATDDILAIAREQVLERGVGLDRDQVLRVLQLPEDRLTELLALAHDVRMRWCGPEVEVEGIISLKTGGCPEDCHFCSQSGLFSSPVRSAWIDIPSLVEAAKQTAKTGATEFCIVAAVRGPDKRLLSQVAAGIEAIRNEVDIQIACSLGMLTQEQVDELAAMGVHRYNHNLETARSHFPNVVTTHTWEERWGTLRMVRDAGMEVCCGGILGMGETLEQRAEFASDLASLDPDEVPLNFLNPRPGTPFGDLDVLPASEALAAVAAFRLALPRTILRFAGGREITLGDLGAQQGILGGINAVIVGNYLTTLGRPAESDLDLLADLSMPIKALNDTI
- the bioD gene encoding dethiobiotin synthase; its protein translation is MTARIVVVTGTGTDVGKTIAVAALTASARANGLSVGVCKPAQTGVAPGESGDLAVVTALVGDVPTREPARYPEPLAPETAARRAGQAPVTLDDVRAAVSDLAHECDLVIVEGAGGVLVRLAPDLTVLDLARDLGAQVLVVTDPGLGTLNHTELTVREIRRAGLGVDGLIIGSWPRQPDLAMTCNRDDLERLTGVPIVAVLPAGAGSLDPAAFQNHAPTWVRSPITSPITTQPGVHP